A genomic region of Manihot esculenta cultivar AM560-2 chromosome 15, M.esculenta_v8, whole genome shotgun sequence contains the following coding sequences:
- the LOC122721923 gene encoding uncharacterized protein LOC122721923 codes for MTHSKKTKGTGSSCANEEECKNGLKDNLLKKDNHSGVAYVKDLNEENQKKGPESFANELKDIKDVKRKEKAEENGYKKTFDPHVDSASDSSPKSTSDPECYEYPDPDFNDFDEGRNEGCFSVGQIWAIYDTLDGMPRFYTRIGKVLSPDFKLWITWLESDPDDEDEIGWVCEGWPTACGKFRNGNSESTEDRLMFSHMVNWEKGRQRKPCKIFPRKGEIWALFKDWNIKWKSDTDSSRKFEYEFVEILSESTEDGGACVVYLGKLKGFVSLFCRISKEGNATFQIPPNELFRFSHMIPSFKMTGKEGEGVPKGSFELDPASLPKNIEEIVVPEHMVVDKVGKHNSSTLKLRSRLESALRDDVIQWHDKGQIWAGLLKLEDLNAKSRTSDGRNDTKPVSSG; via the exons ATGAcccattcaaagaaaaccaaagGGACGGGATCATCCTGTGCCAATGAAGAGGAGTGCAAAAATGGATTGAAGGACAATTTACTTAAAAAAGATAATCATTCTGGTGTAGCTTATGTGAAAGATCTGAATGAGGAGAACCAGAAGAAAGGTCCAGAGAGTTTTGCAAATGAATTAAAGGACATCAAGGAtgtaaagagaaaagaaaaagcagaAGAAAATGGGTATAAGAAAACTTTTGACCCTCATGTTGACTCTGCATCAGATTCTAGCCCCAAATCCACATCAGATCCAGAGTGCTATGAGTATCCTGACCCTGATTTCAATGACTTTGATGAAGGTCGGAATGAAGGGTGTTTTTCAGTAGGGCAGATTTGGGCTATTTATGATACTCTTGATGGCATGCCTAGGTTTTATACTCGAATTGGGAAAGTTCTCTCTCCTGATTTCAAACTATGGATAACTTGGCTGGAGTCGGACCCAGATGATGAGGATGAAATTGGATGGGTCTGTGAGGGCTGGCCAACTGCTTGTGGTAAGTTCAGAAATGGAAACTCTGAAAGTACTGAAGATCGGCTTATGTTCTCCCATATGGTTAATTGGGAGAAAGGCAGACAAAGGAAACCTTGCAAGATATTTCCAAGGAAAGGGGAAATTTGGGCTCTCTTCAAAGATTGGAATATTAAATGGAAATCTGATACAGACTCAAGCAGGAAGTTTGAATATGAATTTGTGGAAATCTTGTCAGAATCTACCGAAGATGGTGGTGCATGTGTTGTGTATCTAGGCAAGTTGAAGGGCTTCGTGAGTCTTTTCTGTCGAATTAGTAAGGAAGGAAATGCCACATTTCAAATTCCACCAAATGAGCTGTTCCGCTTTTCCCATATGATTCCATCATTCAAAATGACGGGTAAGGAAGGAGAGGGTGTGCCAAAGGGATCTTTTGAACTTGATCCAGCTTCTTTGCCCAAAAATATTGAAGAGATTGTTGTCCCTGAGCATATGGTGGTTGAT AAAGTCGGGAAGCATAATTCTTCAACTTTAAAGCTGAGAAGCCGATTGGAAAGTGCACTGCGTGATGATGTAATTCAATGGCATGATAAGGGTCAGATTTGGGCTGGTCTGCTGAAATTAGAAGATCTAAATGCTAAGTCCCGGACTTCTGATGGGCGAAATGATACTAAACCTGTCTCTAGTGGGTAG
- the LOC110601650 gene encoding NADH dehydrogenase [ubiquinone] 1 alpha subcomplex subunit 8-B isoform X2, which produces MASAIDATGNPIPTSAVLTASSKHISTRCLQENVSFLKCKKKDANPEKCLDKGQEVTRCVLGLLKDLHQKCTKEMDAYVGCMYYHTNEFDLCRKEQQAFEKACPLE; this is translated from the exons ATGGCGAGTGCGATAGATGCTACGGGGAATCCGATCCCCACATCGGCGGTGTTGACGGCATCATCAAAGCACATATCGACGAGATGCTTACAGGAGaatgtgtcatttctcaagtgcAAGAAGAAGGACGCAAACCCGGAGAAATGCCTCGATAAAGGTCAGGAAGTCACTCGCTGCGTCCTTGGCCT GCTGAAAGATCTTCACCAGAAGTGCACAAAAGAGATGGATGCTTACGTAGGTTGCATGTATTACCATACAAACGAGTTTGATTTGTGTCGCAAAGAGCAGCAAGCATTTGAGAAAGCATGCCCGTTGGAATGA
- the LOC110601650 gene encoding NADH dehydrogenase [ubiquinone] 1 alpha subcomplex subunit 8-B isoform X1, which yields MASAIDATGNPIPTSAVLTASSKHISTRCLQENVSFLKCKKKDANPEKCLDKGQEVTRCVLGLYFPTFLGLFPEFLLVVSSQGPWACVSINPWAACWIAINLSHLSWPFCDAPYG from the exons ATGGCGAGTGCGATAGATGCTACGGGGAATCCGATCCCCACATCGGCGGTGTTGACGGCATCATCAAAGCACATATCGACGAGATGCTTACAGGAGaatgtgtcatttctcaagtgcAAGAAGAAGGACGCAAACCCGGAGAAATGCCTCGATAAAGGTCAGGAAGTCACTCGCTGCGTCCTTGGCCT ATATTTCCCCACCTTCTTGGGCTTGTTTCCTGAGTTTCTTTTGGTAGTAAGCTCTCAAGGGCCTTGGGCCTGTGTTAGCATCAATCCTTGGGCTGCTTGCTGGATTGCTATCAACCTCAGCCATTTATCTTGGCCATTCTGTGATGCTCCATATG GCTGA
- the LOC110601651 gene encoding 50S ribosomal protein L33-like, whose amino-acid sequence MGDKKKKTFMFIRLVSAAGTGFFYVKRKSSKKIAEKLEFRKYDPRVNRHVLFTEAKMK is encoded by the coding sequence ATGGgtgacaagaagaagaagacgttCATGTTCATCCGGCTTGTTTCAGCTGCTGGGACTGGATTCTTCTATGTGAAGAGAAAGAGTTCTAAGAAAATTGCTGAGAAGCTCGAGTTTCGGAAGTATGACCCTAGGGTGAATCGCCATGTGTTGTTCACAGAGGCAAAAATGAAATGA